CCCTACCGCGCTCATTATGGCGAACAATACCTTCCAGGCGGTGGGCACCATTGGCTATCCGGAATCGCGCATTATATTAAGCCAGTGTGCTGTTTACCTTGCTACTTCTCCAAAGGGTAATGCTACCTATATGGCGATAGGCAAAGCACAACAGGTAGTAAAGCAAACCGGTGACCTGCCCGTGCCGCTTCACCTGCGCAATGCCCCTACGAAACTAATGAAGGAACTGGGCTACGGCGACGATTATAAGTATGCCCATGACTATGAGAATAACTTTGCCGAACAGGAATTCCTGCCCGATGAAATAAGGAATACCGTTTTTTATGAACCGGGCAACAGCAGCCGCGAAAACGCCGACCGGGAGTTTTTAAGGAGAAGATGGAAAGGGAAGTATGGATATTGAGAAGGTTCTGAGGTTCTAAGTTGCTAAGGTTCTAAGCTCCTCAGAACCTTAGCAACTTAGAATCAAAACTTAATATTCAGTTTTTCGGAAACCAGCTTTTCATTTTGGTAGTATTCAAAAAACCATTCGTTGCCTTTTTTGAATACAACGCCGTTTTTGCCTTCGCCCTGTGCGGTAAAATTATCCGGTTGGGAAGTCTTGTACATTTTGAGCACCACTTTAGGTGTCATGTCAACCAGTTGGTAGCCGTTAGCAATCGGCTGTGCAAAAAGTTGGTTCTCATTACTTACCTGGATCGGTTTTTCAGGTGCAATGGTTTCAGGTGAAGAAATACTTGTCGCAGGGGCCGTTTGCTTTGGAGCCGTCCTTACCTCGTTGGCTATTGCCGCAGCATCTTTGCCCGAATACTGGTAATTCAGAGATTCAAGGGATACGGCAGCTTCTCTTAAGGCCTCATAATAAGCCTGTTTAAAATCTTTTATCTTGCTTACACCTTTGGTGGACCTGAAGAGCTCCTTTCCGTCACAATCCTTTATCGTTATATAAAGGGCAGTCGTCAGCACACCTGAATCGGATTCTAAAGTACCATATAGCGCTTTACATTTATCAAGCGCCACCTCATCCGGCATTTTCTGGCCCGCCTGGTATACTGTAAACCCATACTTTTCAAACATCATCTTGGTCAGCATGTTCAGGTTATACTTATTCTCCTCTTTAAAGAAGTCAAATTTTACCGGAACAACAAGGTATTTATAGTCATTTACAGTTTGTGAGGAGCAAAGTCCCGAAATTAGCAAGGTAAGCAGTAATAGTATCTTTTTCATAATTTAAAGTAAGTCCTTAAGCTCCAGCAAATGGTGCACCTGCTTTACAGAAGGGTGCGCCTCTTTCCTGAATTCATTAAAATAAATAGCGTCGAGCCCAAAGTCAATGGCTCCCTGCACATCGGCTTCAATGCAGTCGCCTATCATGATGCTGTGGCCCTTTTCGGCATTGGCAGCCTTCAATGCATATTCGAATATCCCGGCATGGGGCTTTTTGCAGCCCGCCATATCCGAATTGGTTATCGTCTCAAAATAATGCTCGATATTGGAGTTCTTCAGCTTTCCGGCCTGCACTTCGTGAAAACCGTTGGTTATAATATGAAGGCTGTATTTTGGCTTCAGGTAGTCGAGTATTTCGATAGCCCCCTCAAACAGGTGATTGCTGTCGGGAAGTAGCCTAATATAGTCTGCGGCAAGCGCATGTACCAATTCGTCATCGGCTTCAAACCCAACCTGGCTGAAGCCTTCCTTCAGGCGGCCATAGCGCAATTCCTCCTGCGTAATGAGGCCGTCACGGAACAGCTTCCAGTACCTGTCGTTTATGGGCACATACAGTTCGATGAACTTTTCGGCATCGATATTAAGGCCGTGCTTTGCAAATATAGTCCTGAAGGTGATAGCCGAATTTTTCTCGAAGTCCCATAATGTATGGTCGAGGTCAAAAAAAACAGCTTTTTTCCCGGCTATCCTCATTAGTTGCCTTTTGTAATAACAGCGTTATCCACGTGGTAGATCCAGTCGTCTACATCCGAATCATTGTAGCGAAACGTGCCGGTAATCGTAACATACTGGTCAGTTTTCAGCTTCGTTGCAGTATTTTTGAAATGAAGCCCCATAATGGTTTCCGGACCAGCCTGTCCGCAAAAGAAGCACGATGCAAAAACATTTTTGCTCAATGCATAGTTCTTATTATCAATGGGGATGATAAAGCCGCTCATTACGACCTGCTTTTTATTCTTCGCCTTGAGCGCAGTGTTCACCACCGGGTACATTACCCCTTCGGGATAATCGGCGCTTGGCTTTTTGATGTATTTTATCTGGCCCAGCAATTTCCAGGTAAGCGTGTCGGATACCGGGGCCGTAGTGTTTTTTTGTGTAGCAATGCTGCCTGAAGGCGAACCAACAGAAGCAAGGAAAAATCCTGAAAGGAGAAGGGCTGCAATGAAAAGTGTCTTACGCATTTGCAAGTGTTTTTGAAATATTTAGTCCGTATGCTTTTATAGCCGGTATGACCGCCGCTAAAATCCCCACAAAGATAGTGAGCAGAAATAAATATCCTTCTTTTTCCCATACAAACTCGAAGGGATTGAAGGACATTTTAAATTCATCTTCAGACGAGCCGGATATCAGGCTTAATGCTATCCTACCAACAATCGTTCCAAATATAAATCCGGTAACGCACAGCAGCAGGCTTTCTATAAGCACGAGCGACAGCAATTGCAGGCGGCTTGCACCATTAACGCGAAGCAGCGCGAATTCGTATTTCCTTTCTTTTAATGTATTGTACAATGCAATGAAAATGCTGATGCCACTGATGAGCATGATGCCGTATGCCAGGTATTGCAGCGCGTCCAGTCCGATACCGAACAGCGTGAACAGCCTGTTAATCTCTATAGCCGGCGAAGCAGCCTGCATTTTGGTGTTTTGCGGGATGAGGCGGGGCCAGGTAACGATCCCCATCTTGCTGCGGAATTTTATCAGTACTGCCGTAATCTCTTTGCCTTCTTCGCTTATCTGCGCGTCTTCGTGGCCGTGGTCATGTTCAGCTTCTGTTGCTGCGTCATGATCATGCGCGTCTTCATGTTCCGGTGCTGCCGCTTCTACCGCATGGTCATGGTTATCGTGATCGTGTGCTTCTTCGGCAATACCTTCGTGTTCGTGGTCATGACCTTCCTCACCTTCTGCATGCTCGTGGTCGTGCATGGCCCATACGCTTTGGATATTGGAAAGTATCAGGTTGTCGACCACTTTGCCTGTAGGCGAAGCAATGCCGGTTACAATGTAGGCGTGGTCCTTGTGCAGTTCTCCTTCTTCGGAGTCGCCATGGGAGCCGAAGAACTTATCCCCTACTTTTAGCTTCATCTTTTCGGCAACGGCGCTTCCTGCCACTACTTCAAAATTCTTTTCAAAGGATTTTCCATCGGTTATTTTAGCGCCATATTTCGTAAGGTAATCGTGGGTAGTGCCTACGATGCGGAATCCCCTGTAATTATCGCCAAAAGCTAATGGTATCGCTGTCTTCACCATTCGGCTCTTCATCCATTTCTTTGCTTCGGTGTAGTCGATGTTGCCTGTTGGGGCATCCACCTGGTACACTGATGAAAGTATCAATTGCAACGGACTTCCCTGCGCGCCAAGCACGAGGTCGATACCGTCGATATTATCGCTGAATTTCTTTTCGAACTGCTCTTCCAGCAATATGAGCAATGTGATAATGGCAACACTGGCTGTCAGCAAAATGATGCTCAATGCAGTATTAAGCGGCTTGAACCAAATATTTTTCCAGGCTATTTTTGTGATCATGACAGGGAGATTTGGTTAGGGAAACGGTCTTTCAGCCTTTGGTCGTGGGTAACGATAACCAGTGCGGTACCGTATTGCTTTGCCAGCAAATCGAGCATATCGGCAACTTTGAAAGCATTCTCGTCATCAAGGCTTGAGGTAGGCTCATCGGCAAGCAAAAGTTTTGGCTCATTGATAAGCGCACGTGCGATGGAAACCCGTTGCTGCTGCCCGATACTCAGTTGCGAAGGCAGCTTATGCAAATGTTCTGTAAGGCCAAGCTGTGCCAAAAGGTCTTTTGCCTTTTGCATGGCCTGTTTTCCGCTGGCGAGCCAAGAAGCAAGCACTACATTCTCGAGTACGTTTAGTGATGCCACGAAGTAAGCCTGCTGTAATACAAGCCCGATATTCTTACCGCGAAAATAATCGAGTTTTTTCTCTGAAAGCTCTGCAATATTGGTATTCTCAATAATAACCTCCCCCTGCTGTGGCCGCAGGAGCCCTCCAAGGAGGTGCAGAAGCGTAGTTTTCCCTTTACCCGATCCACCTGTTATCAGGAGGCTCGTACCACCTGATGCGGTGATATCGGGAAAATTGAAATCGGTGCCTTTCCCATAGGAAAAGCGTATGTTTTTTGTGCTGATCATGCAAATCGTTATATGTCCTGCAAGTTAGGGAATATAACAGCAAAATCAAAAGGGAATAATGTTAACGGGAAGGCATAGTTATCCTGCAAAAGCAGTGTGGCTTGTAATACTATGCCGTTGCGCTATAACTGTCTTTCTTCTCAAAAACAATAAGGCTTTGCAGCAGCCCCTGCTCAGGGTCGTCGTTCTCGTGAGCACGGCTCAGCGTAAGGCCGCCGTCGCGCATGGCCTGAAGGCAGCGTGCATGAATAGCCTCGCGTGTTTTCATATCAGAACGGCTCATATCCAGACGGATCTCAAGGACGGAACGGTGCAGCGCGGGATCCTTAATGTAAGTATCGATGATATGACGATCGTAATTCTCGGAGAGGTTAAAATCTACCAACTGGAACTGACCCTGCTCCATCTTCTCAAGTACCATCTGCGGAAGTTCCCTGTCGCGTATAGCCGGGGCATCGGGGAGATCGAAATCGCCATCATATACAAAGGTCATGGTGTAGTTGTCCATAGCAATTTTTATTATAAAGTTACAGCATCATACACCATCCACATAGCAGATTAACAAGTTGATAATACATAAAATATCCTTAAAAATGTGGCACCTTCATTTTGGATACAACAATATTTGTTTTGGATACTTCCGGATTGAAATACGTACTGATATTTGCCTGTCGAATTATAAAAATAAAACCATGATACAAGCGAAAGGGTATGCAGCCCAAAATGCAGAAACAGACCTAGCACCGTGGGATTTTGAGCGCCGCAACGTAGGGCCGCACGATGTACAGATAGAAATATTGTATTGCGGTGTATGCCATACAGATCTCCACCTCATCAAAAACGAGTGGTTTCCGGGGTTGTTTCCTATGGTGCCGGGACACGAGATTGTAGGCAGGATCGTTGCTACCGGGGCACATGTAAAGAAATTCAGCATTGGCGACCATGCCGGCGTGGGCGTGATGGTAGATTCCTGCCAGCATTGCGAGAATTGCGATAACGGGCAGGAACAATTTTGCCTTGAGGGCGGCGTGCTTACCTACAACAACCTTGACAGGGAAGGCCAGCCTGCTTATGGCGGTTACAGCAATACTATCGTGGTACACGAGCGGTATGTACACCTTATTTCCGAAAAGCTGGACCTTGCCGCCGTAGCCCCGTTGCTTTGTGCCGGTATTACAACCTACTCGCCTTTGCGGAAGTGGAAAGTAGGCAAAGGGCATAAATTAGCTGTCGTAGGGCTTGGAGGACTGGGACACCTTGGGGTAAAATTCGGATTGGCTTTTGGTGCCGATGTGACTGTACTTAGCACATCAGAATCGAAACGCGAGGATGCCAAAGCGCTGGGAGCGCACCATTTTGTGGTAACTAAAAACCCTGAAGAAACTGCAGCAGTGGCCGCAACGTTCGACTTTATACTGGATACCGTGGCCGCCGACCATGAGATTGCACCTTACCTGGCCATGTTAAGGACGAACGGGACTTATATTAATGTAGGGATGCCGGTCAAACCGCTGGAAGTGTCAGCGTTTACATTGGCATCCGGCAATAAGACAGTAGCAGGATCCGGTGCAGGAGGAATGCCCGAAACACAGGAAATGCTTGATTTTTGTGCTGAACATAATATCGTGTCTGACATTGAGATTATCGATATTAAAAACATCAACAATGCTTTTGAAAGGATGCTGAAAGGCGATGTGCGGTATCGTTTTGTTATTGATATGGGGACTTTGTAGGCATTCTTCTTTTGTCTTGAAACAAAAGAAGCAAAAGTTCAAGGCCACAAATATTTCACTTAAAATCTACGGATTTTTGCATCGCGACCCAAGCCGCGGCCTGCTGCGCGCCGCTCGTGGATCGCTCTCCTTCTCCCAACGCGAAATCCTTCCTTGATTTTTACGTGAAATATTTGATGCCGAGCTTCACTCGAACCTGCTTACTCCTGCTTTATTTACAGTTACACAATAAGAGTTTTGGTTAGGTTTAGAGAAATTCAATTAAACAATAATCCTATCTTTACCATATCCTTTTTCAAAAATTCCTAAAATGAAGCCAACTGCACAATCACCCATACATATCGATTCTGTTTCGGAAATGCACCGCTTCCTGAACCTTCCGGGGCCCGAGCATCCGCTGATAAGCATGATCAGCTTTAAAGATGTTGAACCCGAACTAAACGAATGGGGACGCGGAATGATTATAAACCTTTATATCATAGCTATCAAAAAGGAATTTACAGGCAAAGTGCGCTACGGCCAGGGCTATTATGATTTTGACGAAGGCATGATGTCGTTCATCGCGCCGGGGCAGCTGTGCTACCAAAGCGGGCCCGGGGAGAATCCGAGGGGCGGGCAGATGCTTATCTTTCATCCCGATTTTTTAAGGAGTTACCCGTTGGGCAAAAAAATAAAGGAATACGAGTTCTTCTCTTATGATGTTACCGAAGCGCTCTACCTTTCACAAAAGGAAGAATCTATGATCGAAGGCATCATGAAGAATATCGAGCAGGAATACCACTCCACCATGGACGGTTTTAGCCATGATCTCATTATGTCGCACATAGAGCTGCTGCTCAACTATTCTAACCGCTTTTACAACAGGCAGTTCATGACCCGCAAAGTGGCGCACAACGACCTGTTGGTAAAGCTCGAACGCGTTTTTGAAGAGCATTTTTCTTCTGAAAATAAAACGGCTGCCCTGCCTACGGTAAAAGATATTGCCGCAAAGCTCAATGTATCGCCGGGATACCTGAGCGATATGCTCCGCACCTACACCGGGCAGAACGCACAGCAGCACATCCATAACAAGCTGATCGAGAAAGCGAAAGAAATTTTGACCACGACACCATTATCCGTAAGTGAAATAGCTTTCCAATTAGGATTTGAGTACCCGCAATCGTTTAGTAAGCTGTTTAAATCGAAGACGAATGTGTCGCCACTGGAGTTTAGGAAGTTGTTTAATTGAAAGCAGGTTCGTTTATTAAATTTAGAAGGTTTTAAAAATACAAGTTCGGAAAAGTTTGAACAAATAGTACAAACATGTTCTTCCTTTTCGACGAAGGAGAAATCTCAATTTGTTACAATGATTTTCTGAGATTTCTCTCTCCGCAAGCTCCGATCGAAATGGAAAACCGGTCATTTGAGAAATGACAATAATTCACAGAATCCCCATATCTGCAAAGCTCAGATAGCCGTTTTCGGTCACGATAACATGGTCGAGCACATTGATGCTTAGTGTATTCCCGGCGGCTTTGAGCTCGCGGGTTATCTGTTTGTCCTGCTCACTGGCCTGCAAAACGCCTGACGGATGGTTATGGCAAAGGATTATAGCGACCGCACTTTGCTCTAAAGCCGACTTGAATACAATCCGCACATCTACCACCGTTCCGGTAATACCGCCCTTGCTCAGCTGCGATTTGTAAATGACCTTATTGGAATTATTGAGGTACAATATCCAAAATTCCTCATGCGGCAATTCGCCTATAATGGGCTGCATGATTTCGAAAACCGCACGGCTCGATGTTATCTTTTTTAAGTCAACGGTTTCTTCTTCCCTCCTTCTCCGGCCGAGCTCCATTGCGGCGGCGATCGTTATGGCTTTCGCCTCCCCTATTCCCTTAAAATTCATAAGCTGCTGCAGCGACTGCTTGCCCAGTGCGTTCAGGTTGTTGTCTACACTTGAGAGTATACGCTTGCTAAGCTGTACGGCACTCTCGTTGCGGCTACCGGAACCGATAAGGATCGCTATCAGCTCGGCATCACTGAGTGCAGCCCTGCCTTTCAGCATCAGCTTTTCTCGGGGTTGGTCGTCCTCAGCCCAGTATTTTATAGAAAATGTGCCTTGTGTTTCTTCCATGGTTAAGGGAATTTGTACGAATTTAAGTAAATTCATAAACCATCGGCATACTATTATAAAATTTTCTGTCGTTAGTTTTAAAAATTATTCGTCATGAAACACCTCTTACTTTTATTCCTGTTGGGATTTGCCTGTGCTTCCCCTGTTGAAAAGACATTTGCTGAAAAGCTGTCCGATGCAGCAATTTCCCTTACGAAAGATGATGTGCGCTATGACGGCACTTATTTTAAAATCCCTTACCCCAATGGCGACGTGCCCAAAGGCAAAGGTGTGTGTACCGATGTGGTGATACGGGCTTACCGGAAACTCAACATCGACCTCCAAAAAGAAGTGCATGAAGATATGAAGGCCAATTTTTCCAAATACCCGAAAAGCTGGGGATTGAAAAGCCCCGATACCAATATCGACCACAGGCGTGTCCCGAATTTGCAGGTATTCTTCACCCGAAAAGGCACATCACTTCCCGTTACCGATAAAGCTGCCGACTACAAGCCCGGCGATATTGTTACCTGGATGCTGTCGGGCAACCTGCCGCATATTGGGATTGTAGTCAATAGAAAATCCGAAAAAAATAGTGACGGGTATATGGTGGTGCACAACATTGGCGGCGGCCAAAACCTTAACGACTGCCTGTTTGATTATAAAGTAACAGGGCATTACAGGTACCAAAAGAAATAGCATTCTACTTCTTAAGAAATTCCTATAAATTTTGATGCCGTTGCAATTTTTTGTAATTTGAATTACAAACTATTCTTATGGCAAAATTCAGGACGATCTTCAACCTTAGCGAAGGCGAAGATGATAAGGAAAAAACCCTCGAGACCATCTCAAGGAACATTACCTTTAAAGGCGCCAACCTATGGATACTGGCATGTGCGATACTGGTGGCGTCGGTTGGACTCAATGTAAATTCGACCGCTGTTATCATTGGCGCAATGCTTATCTCACCGCTTATGGGGCCTATCGTAGGCGCAGGGTTTGCACTGGGCATTTATGATTTTGCACTGCTTAAAAAATCATTGATCAACCTGCTTATAGCTACCGTTGTAAGCCTGAGTGTATCTACCTTTTACTTTTTTATAAGCCCTTTTAAAGATGTACAATCAGAACTACTGGCGCGCACAGCACCGAATATCTATGATATACTGATAGCCTTTTTCGGTGGCGTTGTTGGCGTAATCGCCGTTACGCGTGTAGAGAAAGGCAACCCTATACCGGGTGTTGCTATCGCGACTGCTTTGATGCCCCCGCTGTGTACCGCAGGGTATGGCATAGCCACAGGACAATGGGCCTATTTTCTTGGTGCTTTTTACCTGTACAGCATTAACTGCGTATTTATAGGGATAGCGACATTCCTTATTATTAAATACTTAAAGTACCCACCGAAAAAACAGGTGAACGAAAGGCAGCAAAAACAGGTAAAAGTCACCATTACAATACTGATCATCATAATGCTGGTGCCCAGCGGCTACCTGGCATGGTCGCTGTACCGCGAACAGCAGTTCCGGAAAAATGCCGACCTGTTTGTTGAAAATGAATTTACCTCAAAGGGCTATACTGTGGTATTTAAGAAAAGCGACTTTAATGCCGGAAAGAAGAAGCTGGAACTGGCTTTTTTACAAAAAAGGTTTAGTGACAGCGAGATCGATTCGTTGAAAGCACACATAAACGGCTACCATTACCTGACCGGTACAAACCTAATTATAAGACAGGATACCACCGACCGCTTTACAGCGCTGAAGGGCGATATACTCAATGAAATTAAAAGTTCTGAAAACGAGATTAATGTACGGGATGCGAAGATCGTACAATTAGAGAAGAACCTCGAGCAAAATAAGTTCGATACAAAACAACTGCTAAATGAATCCCGGGCATTGTTCCCACAGATCGTTTCAATGTCGGTTTCCAGGAATGAGATGCTTACCGGCAAAGACAGTATTACAGCATTTACCGCAGTAATCTACGCCGCACCAAAGGCCCTTAACAAAGCCGATACGGAAAAATTTGCGGACTGGCTTAACCAACGGCTTTCTGTAAAAAACGTGGTGGTGTTGCGGAAAGAATAATGTGATGGCCGATCACCTCTCTCCAAAACCACGCGATTAAAGCAATGTTTTCACCTCATCAAAATTAAGCCCGCCGTAATTACCGGAGCTCATGAGCAATAACGCTATTCCTTCAGTATCGTATTTCAGGTGGAAGAGGTATTCCTTAAAGGCAGCAGGATTGGTATAAATGATCAGGTCCTGTCGGTTAAAGGCTTTGGCGATCTGCTCATAAGTAACTTCTTCAAGCTGCTTGATCTTTACCGCATCCGGGCTGTAGAACACAACAGCTACATCGGCAGCATCGAGCGCCCCTTCATATTCTTTTAAAAATTCGGCGTTGAGGCTGCTGTAGGTGTGCAGCTCCAGGCATGCGATAAGCGTGCGGTCCGGGTATTGTTCTTTTACAGCTTTGGTGGTGGCGGCTACTTTGCTCGGGGAATGCGCAAAATCTTTGTATGCGACATTCTTTCCATTCTCCGCAATTTTCTCAAGGCGCTTGCTTGCTCCTTTAAAGGTCGCTATAGCCTCGTAGAAGTCGGCTTCATCTACACCCATGTTCTGGCATATCCATTTGGCTCCGGCCAGATTGTTCAGGTTGTGTGCCCCGAACACCTCAATCGGCATTGGGCCTTCGGGGGTTTCGAGGTAGGTGGTTCCGTTGTTCACAGTATATTCCGGCGTGTGGTACGGCAGCTTGCGGATTGGGTTGGTCGCTGCTTCGGCCACGCGCTTTACTTCGGGGTCGTTCTCGTTGTACACAAGTATTCCTCCGTTGGTTATCTTTTCGATAAATATCTCGAACTGCTCTACATAATTTTCGTAGGTAGGGAACACATTGATATGATCCCACGCGATGCCACTTATCAGGGCAATGTTAGGCTGGTAGAGGTGAAATTTCGGTCTGCGGTCCATTGGGGATGACAGGTATTCGTCGCCTTCGAGCACAATAAAATCGTTGTCCTCCGTCAGGTGTACCATGTTATCGAAACCTTCCAATTGTGCGCCTACCATATAATCCACTTCAATATTGTGGTATTTCATGACATGCAGTATCATGCTGGAAATGGTCGTCTTGCCATGCGAACCACCGATAACGACACGGGTCTTGTTCTTGCTTTGCTCGTAAAGGAATTCAGGATACGAATAGATGGTGAGCCCGAGTTCCTGCGCCTTAAGCAGTTCAGGATTATCAGCTTTGGCGTGCATGCCCAGGATAATGGCTTCTATATCCGGTGTAATCTTTTCGGGAAACCAGCTCAGTTCGGCAGGCAATAACCCTTTCTTTTCGAGGCGTGTTCGCGATGGCTCAAAAATAGCATCGTCGCTGCCGGTTACATGATATCCTTTATCGTGAAGGGCCAGCGCAAGGTTGTGCATGGCCGCGCCGCCTATAGCTATGAAGTGTGTTCGCATCAAATGGAATTTTGCCAAATTTACCAAATAGATTTATAATTGGCTTATTGCTGAAAACAAATCTTACATGAATTTCCTTCTTTGACCTATACTAATTGTTATTTCTGCATTCAGCCTATTTATAAGCCACTCTTTTTGCGAAGGTGTAATCTCATCAAGAACTCCTTTATTGTCGATATTAAAATCCTCCAGCATATCCCGCAGGTATTCGGCGTGGATGGCAGCTAACCGGTCGGCATTAGTAAAGTCCAGGCTGCCGATCTTGGAGATCACACTGTTAAGGCGGTTATCAGTTAAATAAGTGCGTATCTCTTCTAAAAGAAACCCTATCTGCTCCGTATTCGTTGTTACCCCGGGTATATAGGACCATTTCTCCGCTTCGTGGAATTTCTTCTCCTCATCGAACTCCTTATTCTTTAATTTCAGGATTGGGCGCTCATCATTTTCAATCAGCCCATTATGCCGCAATGGTTTTATCACTACTCCTTCTATCAGGTTATTTTCCAACGCGGGCCATCCTAACTGTGCCGGCACTGCGGAATTAATGCGTGTATTAAAATTCAGTGCCTCATTCAATTTGCCGGTAAAAAGGACGCGTGCATGAAAGATGCCGAACCTTTCTAAATAACCGACAGCATCTTCATAGTCAAGATAAGCTTTTGTGCCATCTTTTACTATGGCTATGTCAAAGGCACAAAAGCCTATTGCGGGGGTGTAGTATACCCCTGTCTGTATAGCTTGTACATTGGGATACGGCAGAACCTCCGGGTGCGGGTAGCTTCCCCCGAATAGCTCGCCATACAGCATATATTTTTCTGCTGGTAGGTCTGCCGATAACTGTTCAAAAAGCGCCAGCACTTTATCTTCAAGCTGATGTACGACTTCCTGGAAACCGAAAAAATCATCGCTCCACGACAGATACTCTTTCCTTTTGGCAAAGGCCAGCTTCCTGTCCCGGTATACAAAGCTGAAATTAGCGCCATGCACCTTTTCGGTCACGGCCCACTTTAGCTTGTTCAACTCACTGAATGCTGTTGTATCCTGCCCAAGGCTATTGAAGTTT
Above is a genomic segment from Flavobacterium album containing:
- a CDS encoding UDP-N-acetylmuramate--L-alanine ligase; the protein is MRTHFIAIGGAAMHNLALALHDKGYHVTGSDDAIFEPSRTRLEKKGLLPAELSWFPEKITPDIEAIILGMHAKADNPELLKAQELGLTIYSYPEFLYEQSKNKTRVVIGGSHGKTTISSMILHVMKYHNIEVDYMVGAQLEGFDNMVHLTEDNDFIVLEGDEYLSSPMDRRPKFHLYQPNIALISGIAWDHINVFPTYENYVEQFEIFIEKITNGGILVYNENDPEVKRVAEAATNPIRKLPYHTPEYTVNNGTTYLETPEGPMPIEVFGAHNLNNLAGAKWICQNMGVDEADFYEAIATFKGASKRLEKIAENGKNVAYKDFAHSPSKVAATTKAVKEQYPDRTLIACLELHTYSSLNAEFLKEYEGALDAADVAVVFYSPDAVKIKQLEEVTYEQIAKAFNRQDLIIYTNPAAFKEYLFHLKYDTEGIALLLMSSGNYGGLNFDEVKTLL
- a CDS encoding RNA ligase family protein, with amino-acid sequence MNEFSEYEKMPKNFNSLGQDTTAFSELNKLKWAVTEKVHGANFSFVYRDRKLAFAKRKEYLSWSDDFFGFQEVVHQLEDKVLALFEQLSADLPAEKYMLYGELFGGSYPHPEVLPYPNVQAIQTGVYYTPAIGFCAFDIAIVKDGTKAYLDYEDAVGYLERFGIFHARVLFTGKLNEALNFNTRINSAVPAQLGWPALENNLIEGVVIKPLRHNGLIENDERPILKLKNKEFDEEKKFHEAEKWSYIPGVTTNTEQIGFLLEEIRTYLTDNRLNSVISKIGSLDFTNADRLAAIHAEYLRDMLEDFNIDNKGVLDEITPSQKEWLINRLNAEITISIGQRRKFM